Proteins from one Sander lucioperca isolate FBNREF2018 chromosome 16, SLUC_FBN_1.2, whole genome shotgun sequence genomic window:
- the nt5c1aa gene encoding 5'-nucleotidase, cytosolic IAa isoform X4 — MSGQVKELKVSPSSNGDSRGSWEEKDEFDQDHLGLTTKPKLPKPENAVTIAVSSRVLFRTEREQEVYLQKGVEEYLRYQIEHENEPFAPGPAFPFVKALEAVNTRLRELYPQSEELFDIVLVTYNHAHVGIRLINTINHHNLFIERFCMTGGSSPIGYLKAWHTNLYLSADADKVREALAEGIAAATMFMTENLTEVSESQLRVAFDGDAVLFSDESERIFKAHGLDKFFEHERDNEDTLLDHGPLKGFLEALGKLQKKFYAKGHRLDCPIRTFLVTARSAASSGIRALKTLRAWGLEIDEALFLAGAPKGPMLEKIRPHIYFDDQMFHVEGAAEMGTVAAHVPYGIAQKHNLKQNSNVGK, encoded by the exons ATGAGCGGACAGGTCAAAGAGCTCAAAGTTTCCCCTTCGTCCAACGGGGACAGCAGAGGATCATGGGAAGAGAAAGACGAGTTTGATCAGGACCACTTGGGCCTCACCACCAAGCCAAAACTA CCAAAGCCAGAGAACGCTGTGACCATTGCAGTTTCTTCTCGGGTCTTGTTTCGGACCGAGCGGGAGCAGGAGGTGTATCTGCAGAAAGGGGTGGAGGAGTATCTGAGATACCAAATCGAACACGAGAACGAACCCTTCGCCCCTGGACCTGCTTTCCCCTTCGTCAAG GCTCTGGAGGCGGTGAACACTCGTCTGCGGGAGCTGTACCCACAGAGTGAAGAACTGTTTGACATTGTTTTGGTGACGTACAACCATGCCCACGTAGGAATCCGGCTCATCAACACCATCAATCATCACA ACTTGTTTATTGAGAGGTTTTGTATGACGGGAGGAAGCAGTCCAATTGGCTACCTAAAGGCCTGGCACACCAACCTGTACCTCTCTGCTGACGCTGACAAGGTCCGGGAGGCGCTGGCTGAAG gcATCGCAGCAGCCACCATGTTCATGACAGAGAATCTGACAGAGGTATCAGAGTCCCAGCTGAGGGTGGCATTTGATGGTGATGCTGTTCTCTTCTCTGATGAATCTGAGCGCATCTTCAAGGCACATGGGCTGGACAAGTTCTTCGAACATGAGAGGGACAACGAGGACACGCTATTGGATCAT GGACCTCTGAAGGGGTTCCTGGAAGCACTGGGGAAGCTCCAGAAAAAGTTTTACGCTAAAGGCCATCGCCTGGACTGTCCCATCCGAACATTCTTGGTCACAGCACGTAGTGCAGCCAGCTCTGGTATCCGGGCACTGAAGACACTCAGGGCCTGGGGCCTGGAGATCGATGAGGCCTTGTTCCTTGCAGGGGCACCGAAGGGCCCCATGCTAGAGAAGATCAGGCCTCACATCTACTTTGATGATCAGATGTTTCATGTGGAGGGAGCGGCTGAGATGGGCACCGTTGCTGCCCATGTGCCCTACGGCATTGCACAGAAACATAATCTCAAACAGAACAGTAATGTTGGGAAGTAG
- the nt5c1aa gene encoding 5'-nucleotidase, cytosolic IAa isoform X3 — protein MVKMNLDPLQVMSGQVKELKVSPSSNGDSRGSWEEKDEFDQDHLGLTTKPKLPKPENAVTIAVSSRVLFRTEREQEVYLQKGVEEYLRYQIEHENEPFAPGPAFPFVKALEAVNTRLRELYPQSEELFDIVLVTYNHAHVGIRLINTINHHNLFIERFCMTGGSSPIGYLKAWHTNLYLSADADKVREALAEGIAAATMFMTENLTEVSESQLRVAFDGDAVLFSDESERIFKAHGLDKFFEHERDNEDTLLDHGPLKGFLEALGKLQKKFYAKGHRLDCPIRTFLVTARSAASSGIRALKTLRAWGLEIDEALFLAGAPKGPMLEKIRPHIYFDDQMFHVEGAAEMGTVAAHVPYGIAQKHNLKQNSNVGK, from the exons ATGGTGAAGATGAATCTGGACCCTTTACAGGTGATGAGCGGACAGGTCAAAGAGCTCAAAGTTTCCCCTTCGTCCAACGGGGACAGCAGAGGATCATGGGAAGAGAAAGACGAGTTTGATCAGGACCACTTGGGCCTCACCACCAAGCCAAAACTA CCAAAGCCAGAGAACGCTGTGACCATTGCAGTTTCTTCTCGGGTCTTGTTTCGGACCGAGCGGGAGCAGGAGGTGTATCTGCAGAAAGGGGTGGAGGAGTATCTGAGATACCAAATCGAACACGAGAACGAACCCTTCGCCCCTGGACCTGCTTTCCCCTTCGTCAAG GCTCTGGAGGCGGTGAACACTCGTCTGCGGGAGCTGTACCCACAGAGTGAAGAACTGTTTGACATTGTTTTGGTGACGTACAACCATGCCCACGTAGGAATCCGGCTCATCAACACCATCAATCATCACA ACTTGTTTATTGAGAGGTTTTGTATGACGGGAGGAAGCAGTCCAATTGGCTACCTAAAGGCCTGGCACACCAACCTGTACCTCTCTGCTGACGCTGACAAGGTCCGGGAGGCGCTGGCTGAAG gcATCGCAGCAGCCACCATGTTCATGACAGAGAATCTGACAGAGGTATCAGAGTCCCAGCTGAGGGTGGCATTTGATGGTGATGCTGTTCTCTTCTCTGATGAATCTGAGCGCATCTTCAAGGCACATGGGCTGGACAAGTTCTTCGAACATGAGAGGGACAACGAGGACACGCTATTGGATCAT GGACCTCTGAAGGGGTTCCTGGAAGCACTGGGGAAGCTCCAGAAAAAGTTTTACGCTAAAGGCCATCGCCTGGACTGTCCCATCCGAACATTCTTGGTCACAGCACGTAGTGCAGCCAGCTCTGGTATCCGGGCACTGAAGACACTCAGGGCCTGGGGCCTGGAGATCGATGAGGCCTTGTTCCTTGCAGGGGCACCGAAGGGCCCCATGCTAGAGAAGATCAGGCCTCACATCTACTTTGATGATCAGATGTTTCATGTGGAGGGAGCGGCTGAGATGGGCACCGTTGCTGCCCATGTGCCCTACGGCATTGCACAGAAACATAATCTCAAACAGAACAGTAATGTTGGGAAGTAG
- the nt5c1aa gene encoding 5'-nucleotidase, cytosolic IAa isoform X1: MVKMNLDPLQVMSGQVKELKVSPSSNGDSRGSWEEKDEFDQDHLGLTTKPKLVTGRRARKVEGGVFFPKPENAVTIAVSSRVLFRTEREQEVYLQKGVEEYLRYQIEHENEPFAPGPAFPFVKALEAVNTRLRELYPQSEELFDIVLVTYNHAHVGIRLINTINHHNLFIERFCMTGGSSPIGYLKAWHTNLYLSADADKVREALAEGIAAATMFMTENLTEVSESQLRVAFDGDAVLFSDESERIFKAHGLDKFFEHERDNEDTLLDHGPLKGFLEALGKLQKKFYAKGHRLDCPIRTFLVTARSAASSGIRALKTLRAWGLEIDEALFLAGAPKGPMLEKIRPHIYFDDQMFHVEGAAEMGTVAAHVPYGIAQKHNLKQNSNVGK; the protein is encoded by the exons ATGGTGAAGATGAATCTGGACCCTTTACAGGTGATGAGCGGACAGGTCAAAGAGCTCAAAGTTTCCCCTTCGTCCAACGGGGACAGCAGAGGATCATGGGAAGAGAAAGACGAGTTTGATCAGGACCACTTGGGCCTCACCACCAAGCCAAAACTA GTGACAGGAAGACGAGCCCGGAAGGTGGAGGGAGGCGTGTTCTTC CCAAAGCCAGAGAACGCTGTGACCATTGCAGTTTCTTCTCGGGTCTTGTTTCGGACCGAGCGGGAGCAGGAGGTGTATCTGCAGAAAGGGGTGGAGGAGTATCTGAGATACCAAATCGAACACGAGAACGAACCCTTCGCCCCTGGACCTGCTTTCCCCTTCGTCAAG GCTCTGGAGGCGGTGAACACTCGTCTGCGGGAGCTGTACCCACAGAGTGAAGAACTGTTTGACATTGTTTTGGTGACGTACAACCATGCCCACGTAGGAATCCGGCTCATCAACACCATCAATCATCACA ACTTGTTTATTGAGAGGTTTTGTATGACGGGAGGAAGCAGTCCAATTGGCTACCTAAAGGCCTGGCACACCAACCTGTACCTCTCTGCTGACGCTGACAAGGTCCGGGAGGCGCTGGCTGAAG gcATCGCAGCAGCCACCATGTTCATGACAGAGAATCTGACAGAGGTATCAGAGTCCCAGCTGAGGGTGGCATTTGATGGTGATGCTGTTCTCTTCTCTGATGAATCTGAGCGCATCTTCAAGGCACATGGGCTGGACAAGTTCTTCGAACATGAGAGGGACAACGAGGACACGCTATTGGATCAT GGACCTCTGAAGGGGTTCCTGGAAGCACTGGGGAAGCTCCAGAAAAAGTTTTACGCTAAAGGCCATCGCCTGGACTGTCCCATCCGAACATTCTTGGTCACAGCACGTAGTGCAGCCAGCTCTGGTATCCGGGCACTGAAGACACTCAGGGCCTGGGGCCTGGAGATCGATGAGGCCTTGTTCCTTGCAGGGGCACCGAAGGGCCCCATGCTAGAGAAGATCAGGCCTCACATCTACTTTGATGATCAGATGTTTCATGTGGAGGGAGCGGCTGAGATGGGCACCGTTGCTGCCCATGTGCCCTACGGCATTGCACAGAAACATAATCTCAAACAGAACAGTAATGTTGGGAAGTAG
- the nt5c1aa gene encoding 5'-nucleotidase, cytosolic IAa isoform X2, whose protein sequence is MSGQVKELKVSPSSNGDSRGSWEEKDEFDQDHLGLTTKPKLVTGRRARKVEGGVFFPKPENAVTIAVSSRVLFRTEREQEVYLQKGVEEYLRYQIEHENEPFAPGPAFPFVKALEAVNTRLRELYPQSEELFDIVLVTYNHAHVGIRLINTINHHNLFIERFCMTGGSSPIGYLKAWHTNLYLSADADKVREALAEGIAAATMFMTENLTEVSESQLRVAFDGDAVLFSDESERIFKAHGLDKFFEHERDNEDTLLDHGPLKGFLEALGKLQKKFYAKGHRLDCPIRTFLVTARSAASSGIRALKTLRAWGLEIDEALFLAGAPKGPMLEKIRPHIYFDDQMFHVEGAAEMGTVAAHVPYGIAQKHNLKQNSNVGK, encoded by the exons ATGAGCGGACAGGTCAAAGAGCTCAAAGTTTCCCCTTCGTCCAACGGGGACAGCAGAGGATCATGGGAAGAGAAAGACGAGTTTGATCAGGACCACTTGGGCCTCACCACCAAGCCAAAACTA GTGACAGGAAGACGAGCCCGGAAGGTGGAGGGAGGCGTGTTCTTC CCAAAGCCAGAGAACGCTGTGACCATTGCAGTTTCTTCTCGGGTCTTGTTTCGGACCGAGCGGGAGCAGGAGGTGTATCTGCAGAAAGGGGTGGAGGAGTATCTGAGATACCAAATCGAACACGAGAACGAACCCTTCGCCCCTGGACCTGCTTTCCCCTTCGTCAAG GCTCTGGAGGCGGTGAACACTCGTCTGCGGGAGCTGTACCCACAGAGTGAAGAACTGTTTGACATTGTTTTGGTGACGTACAACCATGCCCACGTAGGAATCCGGCTCATCAACACCATCAATCATCACA ACTTGTTTATTGAGAGGTTTTGTATGACGGGAGGAAGCAGTCCAATTGGCTACCTAAAGGCCTGGCACACCAACCTGTACCTCTCTGCTGACGCTGACAAGGTCCGGGAGGCGCTGGCTGAAG gcATCGCAGCAGCCACCATGTTCATGACAGAGAATCTGACAGAGGTATCAGAGTCCCAGCTGAGGGTGGCATTTGATGGTGATGCTGTTCTCTTCTCTGATGAATCTGAGCGCATCTTCAAGGCACATGGGCTGGACAAGTTCTTCGAACATGAGAGGGACAACGAGGACACGCTATTGGATCAT GGACCTCTGAAGGGGTTCCTGGAAGCACTGGGGAAGCTCCAGAAAAAGTTTTACGCTAAAGGCCATCGCCTGGACTGTCCCATCCGAACATTCTTGGTCACAGCACGTAGTGCAGCCAGCTCTGGTATCCGGGCACTGAAGACACTCAGGGCCTGGGGCCTGGAGATCGATGAGGCCTTGTTCCTTGCAGGGGCACCGAAGGGCCCCATGCTAGAGAAGATCAGGCCTCACATCTACTTTGATGATCAGATGTTTCATGTGGAGGGAGCGGCTGAGATGGGCACCGTTGCTGCCCATGTGCCCTACGGCATTGCACAGAAACATAATCTCAAACAGAACAGTAATGTTGGGAAGTAG